The DNA window CCGTTGTTCAGTGCGGTGATGGATTCCATATCCAGGTGGTTCGTCGGCTCATCCAGAATCAGGATGTTCGCTCCGGAAATCATCATCTTGGATAACAGGCACCGTACTTTTTCACCTCCGGAAAGTACTTTCACCTTCTTCACACCGTCCTCACCGGCAAACAACATTCTTCCCAGGAAACCACGGACATAGGTGGCATCCTTGATCTCGGAATACTGGGTCAGCCAGTCTGCGATGGTCAGATCATTGTCAAAATCTTTGGTGTTGTCCTTCGGGAAGTACGCCTGGGAAGTTGTCACACCCCATTTGTAATTACCGGAATCCGGTTCCATTTCACCCATCAGAATCTTGAACAGAACGGTTTTTGCCTGCTCATTACCACCGACGAAAGCAACTTTGTCTTCTCTTCCCAGTGTGAAAGAGATATTATCCAGAATCTTCACACCGTCGATCGTCTTGGAAAGATTTTCCACCATCAGGACTTCGTTACCGATCTCACGGTTCGGACGGAAGTCGATGTACGGGTATTTTCTGCTGGATGGACGGATCTCATCCAGCTGAATCTTTTCCAGGGCTTTCTTACGTGAAGTTGCCTGTTTGGACTTGGAAGCGTTCGCACTGAACCGGGAGATAAACTCCTGCAGTTCTTTGATCTTTTCTTCTTTCTTCTTGTTTGCTTCCTTCATCTGTTTTACCAGCAGCTGACTGGACTCAAACCAGAAGTCGTAGTTACCGGCATACAGCTGGATCTTACCATAGTCGATATCTGCGGTATGGGTACATACTTTATTCAGGAAATAACGGTCGTGGGATACCACGATTACGGTATTTTCAAAATTGATCAGGAACTCTTCGAGCCATGCGATCGCATCCAGATCCAGGTGGTTGGTCGGCTCGTCGAGAAGCAGGATGTCCGGATTACCGAACAGTGCCTGTGCAAGCAGGACTTTCACCTTTTCAGAACCGTTCAGGTCTGCCATCTGTGCATAATGCAGTTCGGTCGGGATTCCCAGACCATTTAACAGCTGCTCTGCATCGGACTCTGCATTCCAGCCATCCATCTCTGCAAATTCCGCTTCCAGTTCGCTGGCACGGATACCGTCTTCCTCGGTAAAATCTTCTTTTGCATAGATCCTTTCTTTTTCTTTCATGATCTCATACAGACGGGCATTTCCCATGATAACGGTATCGAGTACCTGATACGCATCGTATTTGAAATGATCCTGCTGTAAGAAAGAAAGCCTCTGTCCCGGTGTGATCGTGATGTCACCGTTGGTAGTCTCTAACTGTCCGGACAGGATCTTCAGAAATGTAGATTTTCCGGCACCGTTGGCACCGATCAGTCCGTAGCAGTTTCCTTCTGTGAATTTAATATTTACATCTTCAAATAAAGCTTTTTTTCCAATTCGCAATGTTACATTATTTGCTGCAATCATGTTTGTTTCCTTTCCTCTATGAAAGTTTCTGGTTGCTCATATACGAAGCCGGAGATCTTTGCAGACCACCGGCTTTCCATATAATCCTATACTATTTTACAGGAAATTTCCAGATTTGCAAGAGGAAATTTCATCAAATGTGTGTTTTCGCCTCTTTTTGCGCTTCATCCATTCCGTAATCAAACATCTTCATCGAAAGATGTCTTCCAATCAAGGTCAGATTGGACATGATCGTCTCAATGTCATTGTCCTCCTGCACACCAAGACGATCGCATAATGACACTTTTGCCCGATACACTTCTTCGTAAAGTTCACTGCAGTAAGACCCTTTGGAAAATTCATCCTGTACCTGGTCTTTTGCCGGATCATTCACTTCATCCACAACCAGACTTCCATTCATCAGCTCGAAAATCAGATTTTTCTTTTCTTCACTTTCGTATCTCACATCCGCATCCTTTCCTGTACAAGTTCATGACTTCTGTACATAATTTGCTTTTTTTCTGTAATATCCACACAGTCTGTTCTGCTTTACAACTGTTCCCTGTGTTTCATGCTTTTATTATAGATGACAGACATTTTTTTATCAATGGACTTTCCCTGAAAACCGAAAGATTCGTTCCTGCTTTTCTGACACTGTTCGACAGGTTTTTCTTTTTAGAACGGCGTTCCCTCGAGATCATATGGTGTGCACTGATATACATAATAGTTCAACCAATTCGTATACAGGTTGTTTGCGTGTGCTCTCCATAAAAGTCTCGGGCGAAGATCCGGGTCATTTTCCGGGTAATAATTGGCAGGGATCTCAATTTCCAGTCCCTTGCTCTTGTCTCTCTTGTACTCTCCGTCCAGCGTCACGCGGTCATACTCCGGATGTCCCATCACAAAGATCTGACGACCGCCCATTGCCATACACAGGAACACGCCAGCCTCTTTGGACTCTGCCAGTACGGTCAGATCCTTGCAGTTATGGATATCCTCTGTGAAAACCTCGGTATGGCGGGAATGTGGTGCCAGGAACAGATCGTCAAATCCACGGACCAGCGGAATCTTCCGGTTCTGCACTTCATGCCAGAACAGACCAAACATTTTCTTCGGCAGCTGGCGTTTTTTCAGACCATAATGGTAATACAGTCCTGCCTGCGCGCCCCAGCAGAGATGAATCGTGGAAGTCACATGGGTTTTGCTCCACTCCATGATCTCGGTCAGTTCATCCCAGTAGTCCACTTCTTCAAATTCCATCTGTTCCACCGGTGCTCCGGTAATGATCATGCCGTCAAACTTCTGATCTTTCACCTGATCAAAACTTACATAAAATTTATTCAGGTGGCTTCTGGAAGTATTTTTTGCTTCATGGCTTGCCACCGCCATAAAAGTCACATCGATCTGCAGTGGTGTGTTGGACAAAGAACGAAGCAGCTGCAGTTCGGTCTCCTCTTTTAACGGCATCAGATTCAGAATCACGATCTGGATCGGACGGATATCCTGGTGCATCGCACGGGTATCGTCCATCACAAATATATTTTCCTGTTCCAGAATCTCTTTTACCGGTAAATCACTTTGTATCTTAATCGGCATTGTTATACATCTCCTGTCTTTGTATTTACATCAACGGGGCAATCAGTCGAAGAACTCTTCCCGTCAGTTTCGTAATGAATTTTTCGTTTCTCCAGTCTTCCATGGTGATCTCTCTGCAGTCTTTCAGCGTCTCCTGGAAATCCGCCTCCACCTCTGTGATCTGCGGCACCTGATACAGATACACTGCACATTCAAAATGAAGATACAGGCTCCGGTAATCCAGATTGATGGTTCCCACCACACCTTTACAGTCATCCGAAGTAAAGGATTTTGCATGGACAAATCCCGGTTTGTACTGATAAATCTTCACTCCCGCACGCAGAAGTTCCGGGTAATAGGTCTTTGCCAGTGCAAATGCATAGGCTTTATCCGGGATTCCCGGCATGATGATCTTCACATCCACCCCGCGTTTTGCCGCATAGGTGAGTGCCGTGATCATCTCATGATCCAGGATCAGATACGGTGTCATAATATGCACATAATCTTTCGCACTGTTCAGAATGTCCAGATAGACAAGTTCGCCTACATTTTCATGGTCAAGCGGACTGTCGCCGTACGGGATCACATAACCGTCTCCCTCCATCATGCCGTAGCAGTGGGAGGCATCCAGATATCGCTCATAATTTTCCTGCGGTTCATCCACATTCCAGATTTCCAGGAACATCAGCGTGAAGTTTCTTACCGCCTCTCCCTGGATCATGATTGCGGTATCTTTCCAGGTTCCGAACCGCTCCAGTTCTCCGATATACTCGTCCGCCAGATTGACACCGCCGGTAAATGCGGTCTTTCCGTCGATGACTACGATCTTTCTGTGATCGCGGTTGTTCTGGACGGTGGATAACGCCGGTTTGATCGGGTTAAAGATCTTACATTTGATTCCGTATTCTTCCAGTTTTTTCGGATAATTATACGGCAGCAGAGAAATACTGCAGGTACCGTCATACATAAACCGGACTTCCACGCCCTCCTGTACCTTCTTTTTCAGGATCTCCAGTACCGTGTTCCACATCTTTCCTTCCGCAACGATGAAGTATTCCATGAAAATAAACTTTTCCGCTTTGTTCAGCTCCTCGATCAACGCTTCAAACTTATCTTTTCCCCATGGATAATACGCCGTGTGGTAATTCTTATAGGTAGGAAATCCACCCTTTTCCATCACATATCTGGATAAATTGGAGGTACGCTTATCGGTCTGTTCCAGTTCTTCAAACACATCCGGATCCTGCAGGACATATTTTCGCATCTGCTGTTCCACATCCTGCAGCCGTCGATTCAGTAACCTTTCCCCTGCCTGAAACTCCACAAACAGATACAGCAGCATACCAAACACCGGAAAAATCGTGATTGGCACCATCCACGCCAGTTTAAACGCCGGATTGCCGGGACGGTTGATGATAAGGATCGCAGTCAGCGCCGAGAGTAAGGCAAACAGCCAGTAAACATAGATTACATGCTGCTGCAGTCTGCTGAATACCATAAACAGGATCCCCAGCTGCAAAAGCAGTAACAGCAGGATAACTCCGGTACGGCCAAACAGAATCCGGCCGATACCGCTTTTTCCTTTTTTTACGATTTTCTTTCCAGTTTCCGATTCCCGAATCTCCTGAATTTTTCCCATTCCTGCACCTAATTCTTTCTATTTCATCACGTTATCTTTTGTCTCTTTTTTTCTGCGCCGTTACTGTCCATTCTACTCAATCTCACGCGGAAAGTCAATGTGGCGAAGTCACACGCCTTTTTCCATCATCTGGATAAATGTCTCTTCTGAAATGATCGGAATGCCCAGTTCTTTCGCTTTCTTATTTTTAGAAGAAGAAGACTGGGTGTCATTATTGATCAGATAGTTTGTCTTCGAAGTCACACTGCCGGTCACTTTTCCACCTCTCTTTTCAATCTCCTCTTTCACTTCTTTTCGATTGGAAAAATGCTCTACACTTCCGGTAATCACAAAGTTCATACCGTGAAAGATCTGTTCCTCCTTCTGCTTCGGTGCTTCCCCGAGTTCCAGATGGGACAGCAGGTGATCCAGTTTCTCCTGTCTTCCTTCTTTTTTAAAGTAATCCACAAAACTTTTCGCGATCACCGGACCGATCCCGTCGATCGCCGCCAGTTCTTCTTCCGATACATGACGGATCTTTTCCATATCATAGCCCAGTTCTTTACAGATCATCTTTGCATTGGCAACTCCGATACTCGGGATTCCCAGTGCATACAGAACTCTCGGAAGTTCTGTCTTTTTCGCCCGGTTCAGGCTCTCGATCAGATTTTCATAGGATTTTTCGCCAAATCCTTCCATCTGGATGATCTCGTCTTTGTATCTGTCGATCTCGAAAATATCACCGAAATCCCGGATAAATCCTCTGGCGATGAATTTTTCCAGTGTTGCCTCGGATAATCCGTCGATATTCATCGCATCACGGCTGACAAACAAGGTAAATCCTTTGATTGCCTTCGCCGGACATTCCGGGTTGCGGCAATACAGAGATTCCACATCGTTGACCTTCTCGATCACCGTTTTCCCACCGCATGCCGGACAGATTTCGGGGATATCTTTCACGCCGCTCTTTGTCAGGTTCTCACCGATCTGCGGAATGATCATATTCGCTTTGTATACTTTGATCCGGTCACCGATACCAAGCTCCAGTTTCCGCATGATACTGATATTGTGCACACTCGCCCGGCTCACCGTAGAACCTTCCAGTTCCACCGGCGTAAAGATCGCCACCGGATTGATCAGACCGGTTCTTGACGGACTCCACTCGATCTCCTCAAGTGTTGTCTCTGCCATCTCATCCGCCCATTTGAACGCAAATGCATTCCGCGGGAATTTTGCAGTTCTTCCAAGGGAA is part of the Blautia faecicola genome and encodes:
- the ligA gene encoding NAD-dependent DNA ligase LigA; amino-acid sequence: MKAEEKQKAIQRMKELSGILKEASRAYYAEDREIISNLEYDALYDELVKLEEETQMVLAGSATTTVGYEAVDELPKEAHESPMLSLDKTKDREVLRGFIGEHKTLLSWKMDGLTVVFTYNQGSLQKAVTRGNGVVGEVITNNARVFDNVPLKIPYQGELTLRGEAIITYSEFEKINSEIEDVDARYKNPRNLCSGSVRQLNNEITAKRHVCFYAFSLVKAEGVNFANSRQQQMEWLKDQGFEVVEYRVVTSDTLDEAMEYFATQIEHNDFPSDGLVALYDDIAYGDSLGRTAKFPRNAFAFKWADEMAETTLEEIEWSPSRTGLINPVAIFTPVELEGSTVSRASVHNISIMRKLELGIGDRIKVYKANMIIPQIGENLTKSGVKDIPEICPACGGKTVIEKVNDVESLYCRNPECPAKAIKGFTLFVSRDAMNIDGLSEATLEKFIARGFIRDFGDIFEIDRYKDEIIQMEGFGEKSYENLIESLNRAKKTELPRVLYALGIPSIGVANAKMICKELGYDMEKIRHVSEEELAAIDGIGPVIAKSFVDYFKKEGRQEKLDHLLSHLELGEAPKQKEEQIFHGMNFVITGSVEHFSNRKEVKEEIEKRGGKVTGSVTSKTNYLINNDTQSSSSKNKKAKELGIPIISEETFIQMMEKGV
- the cls gene encoding cardiolipin synthase, with protein sequence MGKIQEIRESETGKKIVKKGKSGIGRILFGRTGVILLLLLLQLGILFMVFSRLQQHVIYVYWLFALLSALTAILIINRPGNPAFKLAWMVPITIFPVFGMLLYLFVEFQAGERLLNRRLQDVEQQMRKYVLQDPDVFEELEQTDKRTSNLSRYVMEKGGFPTYKNYHTAYYPWGKDKFEALIEELNKAEKFIFMEYFIVAEGKMWNTVLEILKKKVQEGVEVRFMYDGTCSISLLPYNYPKKLEEYGIKCKIFNPIKPALSTVQNNRDHRKIVVIDGKTAFTGGVNLADEYIGELERFGTWKDTAIMIQGEAVRNFTLMFLEIWNVDEPQENYERYLDASHCYGMMEGDGYVIPYGDSPLDHENVGELVYLDILNSAKDYVHIMTPYLILDHEMITALTYAAKRGVDVKIIMPGIPDKAYAFALAKTYYPELLRAGVKIYQYKPGFVHAKSFTSDDCKGVVGTINLDYRSLYLHFECAVYLYQVPQITEVEADFQETLKDCREITMEDWRNEKFITKLTGRVLRLIAPLM
- the metA gene encoding homoserine O-acetyltransferase MetA, giving the protein MPIKIQSDLPVKEILEQENIFVMDDTRAMHQDIRPIQIVILNLMPLKEETELQLLRSLSNTPLQIDVTFMAVASHEAKNTSRSHLNKFYVSFDQVKDQKFDGMIITGAPVEQMEFEEVDYWDELTEIMEWSKTHVTSTIHLCWGAQAGLYYHYGLKKRQLPKKMFGLFWHEVQNRKIPLVRGFDDLFLAPHSRHTEVFTEDIHNCKDLTVLAESKEAGVFLCMAMGGRQIFVMGHPEYDRVTLDGEYKRDKSKGLEIEIPANYYPENDPDLRPRLLWRAHANNLYTNWLNYYVYQCTPYDLEGTPF
- a CDS encoding ABC-F family ATP-binding cassette domain-containing protein, encoding MIAANNVTLRIGKKALFEDVNIKFTEGNCYGLIGANGAGKSTFLKILSGQLETTNGDITITPGQRLSFLQQDHFKYDAYQVLDTVIMGNARLYEIMKEKERIYAKEDFTEEDGIRASELEAEFAEMDGWNAESDAEQLLNGLGIPTELHYAQMADLNGSEKVKVLLAQALFGNPDILLLDEPTNHLDLDAIAWLEEFLINFENTVIVVSHDRYFLNKVCTHTADIDYGKIQLYAGNYDFWFESSQLLVKQMKEANKKKEEKIKELQEFISRFSANASKSKQATSRKKALEKIQLDEIRPSSRKYPYIDFRPNREIGNEVLMVENLSKTIDGVKILDNISFTLGREDKVAFVGGNEQAKTVLFKILMGEMEPDSGNYKWGVTTSQAYFPKDNTKDFDNDLTIADWLTQYSEIKDATYVRGFLGRMLFAGEDGVKKVKVLSGGEKVRCLLSKMMISGANILILDEPTNHLDMESITALNNGLIKFPGVLLFASHDHQFVQTTANRIMEIMPNGSMIDKITTYDEYLASDEMARKRQVYLMQEEDN